The following are encoded together in the Zingiber officinale cultivar Zhangliang chromosome 8A, Zo_v1.1, whole genome shotgun sequence genome:
- the LOC122009997 gene encoding polypyrimidine tract-binding protein homolog 3-like isoform X2 encodes MTEPSKVIHVRNVGHEISENDLLQLVQPFGVVTKLVMLRAKNQALLQMHDLASAMNVIQYYTNVQPSVRGRNVYIQFSSHQELTTTDQSSQGRKGDQDSPPNRILLVTIHQMLYPITVEVLQQVFSPCGYVEKIVTFQKSAGFQALIQFESQQSAVQARSSLQGRNIYDGCCQLDIQFSNLNELQVNYNNDRSRDFTNPSLPTEQRGRSSQPGYGDAGSLYALQSSGGRVAYGQMGNAAAIAAAFGGGLPPGVTGTNDRSTILVTNLDPDKIDEDKLFNLFSIYGNIVRIKLLRNKPDHALVQMEDGFQAELAVHFLKGSLLFGKRLELNFSKYPSITPASDTREYAGSSLNRFNNNAVKNYKYCCSPTKMIHLSSLPQDIAEEEILTHLEEHGTILSTKLFEVNGKKQALILFEDEAQATEALVCKHASSIARSVIRISFSQLQSI; translated from the exons ATGACGGAGCCCTCCAAAGTCATTCACGTCCGTAACGTAGGCCACGAGATATCTGAA AATGACCTTCTTCAGTTGGTGCAACCTTTTGGAGTTGTCACCAAGCTTGTGATGTTACGAGCCAAAAACCAG GCTCTTCTTCAGATGCATGATTTAGCTTCTGCAATGAATGTTATTCAGTACTACACGAATGTCCAACCGAGCGTCAG GGGACGAAATGTATATATACAATTTTCCTCACATCAAGAACTTACAACAACAGATCAAAGCTCGCAAGGTCGCAAAGGTGATCAG GATTCACCACCCAATCGAATTCTCTTAGTTACAATTCATCAAATGCTTTATCCTATCACAGTGGAGGTGTTGCAGCAAGTTTTTTCTCCATGTGGATACGTGGAGAAAATTGTGACGTTCCAGAAGTCAGCTG GTTTCCAGGCCCTTATCCAGTTTGAATCACAACAAAGTGCAGTGCAAGCAAGAAGTTCTCTACAA GGACGCAATATATATGATGGTTGCTGTCAGTTAGATATACAGTTTTCAAA TCTCAATGAGTTGCAAGTAAATTACAACAACGACAGATCCAG AGATTTCACAAATCCATCTTTGCCCACTGAACAGAGAGGTAGATCATCACAA CCTGGTTATGGTGATGCCGGAAGTCTCTATGCTCTTCAATCATCTGGCGGCAGAG TTGCCTATGGTCAG ATGGGTAACGCTGCAGCAATTGCAGCTGCATTTGGGGGAGGATTGCCTCCTGGAGTTACTGGTACTAATGACAGGTCTACAATCTTAGTAACTAATTTAGATCCTGAT AAAATTGATGAAGATAAGCTTTTCAATTTGTTCTCGATATATGGCAATATTGTAAGAATAAAACTGCTACGCAACAAACCTGACCATGCTCTTGTTCAGATGGAGGATGGCTTCCAGGCAGAATTAGCTGTACATTTTTTGAAG GGATCATTATTGTTTGGGAAGAGGTTGGAGTTGAACTTTTCCAAGTATCCAAGCATCACTCCAGCATCTGATACTCGTGAATACGCTGGTTCAAGCCTTAACCGCTTCAACAATAATGCGGTCAAAAACTACAAGTATTGTTGCTCCCCAACAAAGATGATCCATTTGTCATCTCTTCCCCAAGACATCGCCGAGGAGGAGATTCTCACTCACCTGGAGGAGCACGGCACAATTTTAAGCACAAAACTCTTCGAGGTGAATGGGAAGAAGCAGGCGCTGATTCTGTTTGAGGACGAGGCACAAGCTACGGAGGCCCTTGTGTGCAAGCATGCAAGCTCCATTGCGCGGTCTGTCATCCGGATTTCCTTCTCGCAACTCCAAAGTATTTAG
- the LOC122009997 gene encoding polypyrimidine tract-binding protein homolog 3-like isoform X1, with protein sequence MTEPSKVIHVRNVGHEISENDLLQLVQPFGVVTKLVMLRAKNQALLQMHDLASAMNVIQYYTNVQPSVRGRNVYIQFSSHQELTTTDQSSQGRKGDQDSPPNRILLVTIHQMLYPITVEVLQQVFSPCGYVEKIVTFQKSAGFQALIQFESQQSAVQARSSLQGRNIYDGCCQLDIQFSNLNELQVNYNNDRSRDFTNPSLPTEQRGRSSQQPGYGDAGSLYALQSSGGRVAYGQMGNAAAIAAAFGGGLPPGVTGTNDRSTILVTNLDPDKIDEDKLFNLFSIYGNIVRIKLLRNKPDHALVQMEDGFQAELAVHFLKGSLLFGKRLELNFSKYPSITPASDTREYAGSSLNRFNNNAVKNYKYCCSPTKMIHLSSLPQDIAEEEILTHLEEHGTILSTKLFEVNGKKQALILFEDEAQATEALVCKHASSIARSVIRISFSQLQSI encoded by the exons ATGACGGAGCCCTCCAAAGTCATTCACGTCCGTAACGTAGGCCACGAGATATCTGAA AATGACCTTCTTCAGTTGGTGCAACCTTTTGGAGTTGTCACCAAGCTTGTGATGTTACGAGCCAAAAACCAG GCTCTTCTTCAGATGCATGATTTAGCTTCTGCAATGAATGTTATTCAGTACTACACGAATGTCCAACCGAGCGTCAG GGGACGAAATGTATATATACAATTTTCCTCACATCAAGAACTTACAACAACAGATCAAAGCTCGCAAGGTCGCAAAGGTGATCAG GATTCACCACCCAATCGAATTCTCTTAGTTACAATTCATCAAATGCTTTATCCTATCACAGTGGAGGTGTTGCAGCAAGTTTTTTCTCCATGTGGATACGTGGAGAAAATTGTGACGTTCCAGAAGTCAGCTG GTTTCCAGGCCCTTATCCAGTTTGAATCACAACAAAGTGCAGTGCAAGCAAGAAGTTCTCTACAA GGACGCAATATATATGATGGTTGCTGTCAGTTAGATATACAGTTTTCAAA TCTCAATGAGTTGCAAGTAAATTACAACAACGACAGATCCAG AGATTTCACAAATCCATCTTTGCCCACTGAACAGAGAGGTAGATCATCACAA CAGCCTGGTTATGGTGATGCCGGAAGTCTCTATGCTCTTCAATCATCTGGCGGCAGAG TTGCCTATGGTCAG ATGGGTAACGCTGCAGCAATTGCAGCTGCATTTGGGGGAGGATTGCCTCCTGGAGTTACTGGTACTAATGACAGGTCTACAATCTTAGTAACTAATTTAGATCCTGAT AAAATTGATGAAGATAAGCTTTTCAATTTGTTCTCGATATATGGCAATATTGTAAGAATAAAACTGCTACGCAACAAACCTGACCATGCTCTTGTTCAGATGGAGGATGGCTTCCAGGCAGAATTAGCTGTACATTTTTTGAAG GGATCATTATTGTTTGGGAAGAGGTTGGAGTTGAACTTTTCCAAGTATCCAAGCATCACTCCAGCATCTGATACTCGTGAATACGCTGGTTCAAGCCTTAACCGCTTCAACAATAATGCGGTCAAAAACTACAAGTATTGTTGCTCCCCAACAAAGATGATCCATTTGTCATCTCTTCCCCAAGACATCGCCGAGGAGGAGATTCTCACTCACCTGGAGGAGCACGGCACAATTTTAAGCACAAAACTCTTCGAGGTGAATGGGAAGAAGCAGGCGCTGATTCTGTTTGAGGACGAGGCACAAGCTACGGAGGCCCTTGTGTGCAAGCATGCAAGCTCCATTGCGCGGTCTGTCATCCGGATTTCCTTCTCGCAACTCCAAAGTATTTAG